From the Primulina tabacum isolate GXHZ01 chromosome 3, ASM2559414v2, whole genome shotgun sequence genome, one window contains:
- the LOC142539988 gene encoding endoglucanase 25-like, with the protein MYGRDPWGGTLEIAADSATDEDRSRNLHDYDRAALSRTLDETQQSWLLGPGEQKKNKYVDLGCIIVSRKLFVWTVGTIVAAGLLAGFVTLIVKTVPQHHHRPPPPDNYTLALNKALMFFNAQRSGKLPKHNNVSWRGNSCVNDGKSGSTTLFKDLAGGYYDAGDAIKFNFPQSFAMTMLSWSVIEYSAKYEAAGELNHVKDIIKWGTDYFLKTFNNTADTIDRIVMQVGEGDTSGESTKPNDHYCWTRPEDIDYDRPVLECSSCSDLAAEMAAALASASIVFKDNKAYSQKLVHGARTLFKFARDQRGRYSVGTEASTFYNSTSYWDEFVWGASWLYYATGNSSYLQLATAPGLAKHAGAFWGGPFYGVLSWENKLAGAQVLLSRLRLFLSPGYPYEETLSTFHNQTRIFMCSFLPEFSTFNRTKGGMIQLNHGAPQPLQYVVNAAFLATLFSDYMKAADSPGWYCGPHFYSTDTLREFAQTQIDYVLGKNPRQMSYVVGFGNHYPKHVHHRGASIPKNQAKYSCTGGWKWRDSSKANPNILVGAMVAGPDRQDGFHDVRTNYNYTEPTLAGNAGLVAALVALSGDSTMEIDKNTIFSAVPPMFPIPPPPPAPWRP; encoded by the exons ATGTATGGTCGTGATCCATGGGGTGGAACGCTGGAGATTGCCGCCGATTCCGCCACCGACGAGGACCGGAGCAGGAATTTGCATGACTACGACAGGGCGGCGCTGTCCCGGACGCTGGACGAGACGCAGCAGAGCTGGCTGCTGGGTCCCGGGGAGCAGAAGAAGAACAAGTATGTGGATCTGGGATGCATTATCGTGAGCAGGAAGCTCTTTGTGTGGACGGTGGGGACTATTGTCGCGGCTGGATTGTTGGCTGGGTTCGTCACTTTGATTGTTAAGACTGTGCCACAGCATCACCACCGCCCGCCTCCGCCGGATAATTACACTCTGGCGCTCAACAAGGCTCTAATGTTCTTTAATGCTCAACGAT CCGGAAAACTACCCAAGCACAATAATGTATCATGGAGGGGAAACTCGTGTGTAAACGATGGAAAATCTGGTTCTACTACTTTGTTTAAAGATCTGGCTGGTGGCTATTACGATGCTGGTGATGCGATCAAGTTTAATTTCCCTCAATCTTTTGCAATGACAATGTTGAGTTGGAGTGTGATCGAATACAGTGCAAAGTATGAAGCAGCTGGAGAACTTAATCATGTCAAAGATATTATCAAGTGGGGTACTGATTACTTCCTCAAGACTTTCAATAACACTGCCGATACCATTGATCGAATTGTGATGCAG GTCGGAGAAGGTGATACCTCCGGTGAATCGACCAAGCCCAATGATCATTACTGTTGGACTCGCCCAGAGGACATTGATTATGATAGACCTGTTCTTGAATGCAGTAGTTGCTCGGATCTTGCTGCGGAAATGGCTGCTGCTTTGGCTTCTGCTTCCATTGTTTTCAAGGACAATAAAGCCTACTCACAAAAGCTTGTCCATGGTGCCAGAACCCTATTCAAATTTGCGAGGGATCAGAGAGGTAGATACAGTGTTGGCACTGAAGCGTCAACTTTCTATAATTCCACCAGTTACTGGGATGAATTTGTGTGGGGTGCATCATGGCTCTATTATGCTACTGGGAATTCTTCCTATCTTCAGCTTGCTACGGCTCCTGGTCTTGCAAAACACGCGGGTGCTTTTTGGGGAGGCCCGTTTTATGGTGTGCTGAGTTGGGAAAATAAGCTCGCTGGAGCTCAG GTGCTTCTGAGTCGTCTTAGATTGTTCCTGAGTCCCGGTTACCCATATGAAGAAACTTTGAGTACATTTCACAACCAGACCAGAATTTTCATGTGCTCGTTCTTGCCAGAATTTTCCACATTCAACCGAACGAAAG GAGGCATGATCCAATTAAATCATGGAGCGCCTCAGCCTCTTCAGTATGTAGTCAATGCAGCGTTCCTTGCAACATTGTTTAGTGACTATATGAAGGCTGCCGATTCTCCTGGGTGGTACTGTGGACCACATTTCTACTCAACTGATACTCTTCGGGAATTCGCTCAGACTCAG ATTGATTACGTTCTTGGTAAGAACCCAAGACAGATGAGTTATGTGGTGGGATTTGGAAACCACTATCCAAAGCACGTTCACCATAGAGGGGCATCAATTCCTAAGAACCAAGCCAAGTACAGTTGTACAGGAGGATGGAAATGGAGGGACTCGTCGAAGGCAAATCCAAATATTCTTGTCGGAGCCATGGTCGCTGGTCCGGACAGGCAAGATGGTTTCCATGACGTACGAACAAATTACAACTATACAGAACCAACACTAGCTGGCAATGCTGGATTAGTTGCAGCTCTTGTTGCTCTATCTGGAGATTCTACCATGGAAATTGACAAGAACACCATTTTCTCTGCGGTGCCACCCATGTTTCCAATACCTCCACCCCCACCAGCTCCATGGAGGCCATGA
- the LOC142539986 gene encoding leucine-rich repeat receptor protein kinase HPCA1-like isoform X2: MGDTKSFWKMGSRILVGLLIIAAQILAVFPLTDSNDLAALNALKSSWNSLPPNWVGADACGRTWDGVNRTNTRVTSLDHSNNIGLTGNLPPSIGSLINLTILFLNSNSFTGSIPPSIGNLSRLSWLDLSQNKLTGTIPVSNETASGLDKLLRARHFHLSMNQISGPIPDQLFSPNMDLIHAYRNKN; encoded by the exons ATGGGGGATACGAAGAGTTTCTGGAAAATGGGTTCAAGAATTCTTGTGGGCTTGCTGATTATTGCTGCTCAGATTCTAGCTGTGTTTCCACTCACGGATAGTAATGATC TTGCTGCTCTAAATGCACTGAAATCTAGCTGGAATAGCCTGCCACCGAACTGGGTGGGGGCCGATGCTTGTGGCAGGACATGGGATGGAGTTAATCGCACTAATACCCGTGTGACATCACT GGATCATTCGAACAACATTGGTCTCACAGGGAATCTTCCTCCTTCGATTGGGAGCTTGATAAACCTTACGATTCT ATTTCTGAACTCTAATAGCTTCACTGGCTCGATTCCGCCTTCCATTGGAAATTTATCTCGTCTTTCCTGGCTGGATCTGAGTCAAAACAAGCTTACGGGTACTATTCCAGTCTCTAATGAAACAGCATCTGGTTTGGATAAGTTACTCCGTGCTAGACACTT CCACCTCTCCATGAATCAAATTTCCGGACCCATCCCTGATCAACTCTTCAGTCCCAATATGGACCTGATACATGC ATACCGTAACAAAAACTAA
- the LOC142539986 gene encoding leucine-rich repeat receptor protein kinase HPCA1-like isoform X1 has translation MGDTKSFWKMGSRILVGLLIIAAQILAVFPLTDSNDLAALNALKSSWNSLPPNWVGADACGRTWDGVNRTNTRVTSLDHSNNIGLTGNLPPSIGSLINLTILFLNSNSFTGSIPPSIGNLSRLSWLDLSQNKLTGTIPVSNETASGLDKLLRARHFHLSMNQISGPIPDQLFSPNMDLIHAMFWGKFVSTSNPI, from the exons ATGGGGGATACGAAGAGTTTCTGGAAAATGGGTTCAAGAATTCTTGTGGGCTTGCTGATTATTGCTGCTCAGATTCTAGCTGTGTTTCCACTCACGGATAGTAATGATC TTGCTGCTCTAAATGCACTGAAATCTAGCTGGAATAGCCTGCCACCGAACTGGGTGGGGGCCGATGCTTGTGGCAGGACATGGGATGGAGTTAATCGCACTAATACCCGTGTGACATCACT GGATCATTCGAACAACATTGGTCTCACAGGGAATCTTCCTCCTTCGATTGGGAGCTTGATAAACCTTACGATTCT ATTTCTGAACTCTAATAGCTTCACTGGCTCGATTCCGCCTTCCATTGGAAATTTATCTCGTCTTTCCTGGCTGGATCTGAGTCAAAACAAGCTTACGGGTACTATTCCAGTCTCTAATGAAACAGCATCTGGTTTGGATAAGTTACTCCGTGCTAGACACTT CCACCTCTCCATGAATCAAATTTCCGGACCCATCCCTGATCAACTCTTCAGTCCCAATATGGACCTGATACATGC CATGTTTTGGGGGAAATTTGTGTCCACTTCCAATCCAATCTAG